The genomic stretch CGTGTGTAACCACCACCCTTACCTTTCCCAGCTCCCTTCTTGGCACCTCCTGCAGCCTTCTTACTCTTTCCCCAGTCTTCATCACTGTCGCTGTCAGATCCCTTCTTCTTTCCCTTCTTGCCTGGTTTGCCTGCTCCAGAAACATTTCAACGAACGATTAGCTATGAGAAAATGTATCAACTTATTTCTGACATCAGACCttttgtacaatatttctATCTCGAATAAAaagtggaaataaaaattatgggatcatacttgaaaatcaaaaaattcttactAAGCAGACTGTCTATGGAAAGTTGTTCCAATTCTTCAATTTGTTTAATGCACTTCTGTACCGTAATTCATCACTATCCTGTGATAAATATTCGAAAAGCAATAGTAATGTTCAAGTTTTACTCAAGTTTTGAGATCGACTCTGCTACCCTTGTTcgcaaaattcattttatcgGAAAGAATATACTTGTCAGATTTTAGTACAAAGGTATGTTTGGATCAATTGGTTCCCTAAAGAAGTAAAGATATTACCACTTGACTCGATATCGTCAACTTGGTCAGATGCATAATAAGATCTTATTATCTTATAGATAAGGATCTGATTAAGTTGACAATAACAAGTCAAGTGGTAATATCTTTACTTTGTTGACTTGGAACTTACTGATACCTTTCTTGGGGGTAGGCTTGGGTTTTTTAGGGCTGTATTCTTCGTCGCTTGCGTCGTCGTCGCTGGCGCTTTCCTCATCATCTGAAGATCCCTTCTTACGTTTGGTAACAGTTTTCTTAGCTGGAGTACGTTTCGCAGgtttcttctcctcctcctcctcctcttcttctgaaccttcttcctcttcctcttcgcCTTCTTCTGACTCTTCACTGGCGGCCTTGcccttcttatttttttttccactgtCCTGTTTTTCTTGAAGACACTCCATCACCAAATCGTCGACCTCCTTCtttctataaatataattgaacaTTCACGTTTACAGTTACCATTATTcatctttctcttttatttgagtttttcgaaattcataGATcttgtatcatttgatataaatataggaagttaagaagagaagaaatgCATAAAACAGGAGTTGTTACATAAATTGTTGGAGGGGGAACGAGGTGGTAGCTTAGCAAATTTAACTCCACGCAGAGTCCCTCTCTTTGCTCTTGGACACAGCGTGCAACTCTTGAACATTAGCTGATTGAGCAAGTAAGTGCACTGCATccttggaataaaaaaaggtaCAACTCTGGAGAAGCTGATGTTTTGAATAGAGTTTAATCAACTGACAAGAGTTGAAAGGAgatgaggaaaatttttattacagtaaaataaattattgattgtcTAAATTAAACACAGTTCGCAACAAATATACGATCTCGTGCATCGATCCCTATTTGAATGTTATTAGGCTAATTCTAGAATACGCAAACTTGTACAAATTTATCGTCGAAAAGTAAATAAACAGGTTTACAAGAAAgcctgaaaaaatttacattgaaCATTTTGGCATAgattgtaaattattgttaaGATCCCACATATGTTGATGACGAATTCGTATTCGCAATCTGTTACTCGGCAACGGTAAATAAAAACGGAAAACAGTCGATTCAAGCGGAAATTCAATCTGCACAATTAAATATGTGCTAATGTTATATCCAGTGTACAGAATGCAAAACGAATTTCTGCGAATACGGCAATTTCGATTAGCCATACATGCAAAACTCTTCATTGCATATTTCTAATAAGCGTAgaattggttgaaaaaaagtatttcaagGTAAAATTCTTGGACCGCTATCAATATAACGAAACATAACGACaaagagaaatggaaaaataatgttaaCGCGAAagaacaaaatataaaataacgtcaaatattaaaattgcTAATTGTAATCggttttctaatttttcaaaacaaactattcaattcaaaaagtaacgctcttatttatttaattgtctataattaagaaaattacAGAATGATATATGGTCAAACGACCGAAACATATCCTATAAAGTATGCAGGAAAGGTTAATAATAGGAAAtatctaaaaataataatgatcagGTGCATCAAGTCGCGGTTGTTATTTGTTGTGTTTACCTGTCGGTTAAGTCGACATCGAGTTTCTCCTCGATCTGTTGCCTGACTTTTTTGGCGGACATTGTCGTGAGGTCGGCATCCTTCAGGATGGCTGCAACAATCGACCCGAAATGAGATAAGTAAATACACACGAAGCTGTTTCGAACAAATGCATAGGCGGACCCGAAGAGCGTCGGCTGGATTGACAAGATCGAATATATAATTGGCCGAATATTCGTTGACGCGGCGTCGATGCGGGAGTAACAAGAAGCAGCATTGGTGGCTTCGTTGGTGTTTTGGAAAAACTCAGAATGAATAAGAACGAGACTAGGGGGGGTTAAACGGCACCGTCGACGAGAGAAGCGACTGCATTgcgataataaaaacaaagcaCGGGGTAGGGATCGGGGTGGGTAAagtaaaatgagaaaaaaaaaaagaaaaaaaaaacaacaatccTTCTCTACTCTTGTGGAAGTTTCGGCGGGGCAGAACGCGGCCAATCAACGCGTCACACGGCAGGAGGACGCACCTATTATTTCGATTTCCGATGAAAATTGGCGATATCTGGTGTTCGAGCTGATGACGGTTTAATGAAGGCAAAAATTCTACTTCATTTCGGCAGGTTCAGGTTCCCCGTGCGATGTACGAGATACGAGATACACTGGTGGAACGTTACGCTATAGAATAATGGCTGGCTTGGGTACGCCATAGCCGTCGTGTCTCCGCGCCAAGTCCGTCGGACCAAGAGTAAAATGCCCGATTTCCACCGTCGAGGCGTTTATATTCACGGAGAA from Neodiprion virginianus isolate iyNeoVirg1 chromosome 3, iyNeoVirg1.1, whole genome shotgun sequence encodes the following:
- the LOC124301606 gene encoding neurofilament medium polypeptide isoform X1 translates to MAGRDCTLRRYRRPAGFSLSVSSSTHDATHDHGRYLQRRAEEGNHRKKEVDDLVMECLQEKQDSGKKNKKGKAASEESEEGEEEEEEGSEEEEEEEEKKPAKRTPAKKTVTKRKKGSSDDEESASDDDASDEEYSPKKPKPTPKKGITGKPGKKGKKKGSDSDSDEDWGKSKKAAGGAKKGAGKGKGGGYTRAVTLSPELASVVGAEQMARHEVVKKVWSIIKERNLYDPKNKQFAICDEELLKVIGVKRFRTFGMMKYLKNHFVD
- the LOC124301606 gene encoding upstream activation factor subunit spp27 isoform X6, with the translated sequence MAGRDCTLRRYRRPAGFSLSVSSSTHDATHDHGRYLQRRAEEGNHRKKEVDDLVMECLQEKQDSGKKNKKGKAASEESEEGEEEEEEGSEEEEEEEEKKPAKRTPAKKTVTKRKKGSSDDEESASDDDASDEEYSPKKPKPTPKKGKPGKKGKKKGSDSDSDEDWGKSKKAAGGAKKGAGKGKGGGYTRAVTLSPELASVVGAEQMARHEVVKKVWSIIKERNLYDPKNKQFAICDEELLKVIGVKRFRTFGMMKYLKNHFVD
- the LOC124301606 gene encoding upstream activation factor subunit spp27 isoform X5 — encoded protein: MADISKDELRKEITAILKDADLTTMSAKKVRQQIEEKLDVDLTDRKKEVDDLVMECLQEKQDSGKKNKKGKAASEESEEGEEEEEEGSEEEEEEEEKKPAKRTPAKKTVTKRKKGSSDDEESASDDDASDEEYSPKKPKPTPKKAGKPGKKGKKKGSDSDSDEDWGKSKKAAGGAKKGAGKGKGGGYTRAVTLSPELASVVGAEQMARHEVVKKVWSIIKERNLYDPKNKQFAICDEELLKVIGVKRFRTFGMMKYLKNHFVD
- the LOC124301606 gene encoding upstream activation factor subunit spp27 isoform X2; this encodes MADISKDELRKEITAILKDADLTTMSAKKVRQQIEEKLDVDLTDRKKEVDDLVMECLQEKQDSGKKNKKGKAASEESEEGEEEEEEGSEEEEEEEEKKPAKRTPAKKTVTKRKKGSSDDEESASDDDASDEEYSPKKPKPTPKKGITGKPGKKGKKKGSDSDSDEDWGKSKKAAGGAKKGAGKGKGGGYTRAVTLSPELASVVGAEQMARHEVVKKVWSIIKERNLYDPKNKQFAICDEELLKVIGVKRFRTFGMMKYLKNHFVD
- the LOC124301606 gene encoding upstream activation factor subunit spp27 isoform X3, with product MAGRDCTLRRYRRPAGFSLSVSSSTHDATHDHGRYLQRRAEEGNHRKKEVDDLVMECLQEKQDSGKKNKKGKAASEESEEGEEEEEEGSEEEEEEEEKKPAKRTPAKKTVTKRKKGSSDDEESASDDDASDEEYSPKKPKPTPKKGISKPGKKGKKKGSDSDSDEDWGKSKKAAGGAKKGAGKGKGGGYTRAVTLSPELASVVGAEQMARHEVVKKVWSIIKERNLYDPKNKQFAICDEELLKVIGVKRFRTFGMMKYLKNHFVD
- the LOC124301606 gene encoding upstream activation factor subunit spp27 isoform X7, producing the protein MADISKDELRKEITAILKDADLTTMSAKKVRQQIEEKLDVDLTDRKKEVDDLVMECLQEKQDSGKKNKKGKAASEESEEGEEEEEEGSEEEEEEEEKKPAKRTPAKKTVTKRKKGSSDDEESASDDDASDEEYSPKKPKPTPKKGKPGKKGKKKGSDSDSDEDWGKSKKAAGGAKKGAGKGKGGGYTRAVTLSPELASVVGAEQMARHEVVKKVWSIIKERNLYDPKNKQFAICDEELLKVIGVKRFRTFGMMKYLKNHFVD
- the LOC124301606 gene encoding upstream activation factor subunit spp27 isoform X4 — translated: MAGRDCTLRRYRRPAGFSLSVSSSTHDATHDHGRYLQRRAEEGNHRKKEVDDLVMECLQEKQDSGKKNKKGKAASEESEEGEEEEEEGSEEEEEEEEKKPAKRTPAKKTVTKRKKGSSDDEESASDDDASDEEYSPKKPKPTPKKAGKPGKKGKKKGSDSDSDEDWGKSKKAAGGAKKGAGKGKGGGYTRAVTLSPELASVVGAEQMARHEVVKKVWSIIKERNLYDPKNKQFAICDEELLKVIGVKRFRTFGMMKYLKNHFVD